The Pogona vitticeps strain Pit_001003342236 chromosome 6, PviZW2.1, whole genome shotgun sequence genome contains a region encoding:
- the RARA gene encoding retinoic acid receptor alpha isoform X4 encodes MVYTCHRDKNCIINKVTRNRCQYCRLQKCFEVGMSKESVRNDRNKKKKDAPKQECSESYIITPEVEDLIEKVRKAHQDTFPALCQLGKYTTNNSSDQRVSLDIDLWDKFSELSTKCIIKTVEFAKQLPGFTSLTIADQITLLKAACLDILILRICTRYTPEQDTMTFSDGLTLNRTQMHNAGFGPLTDLVFAFANQLLPLEMDDAETGLLSAICLICGDRQDLEQPDRVDKLQEPLLEALKIYVRKRRPSKPHMFPKMLMKITDLRSISAKGAERVITLKMEIPGSMPPLIQEMLENSEGMDTLGASTGASSRIGSLAPPPGSCSPSLSPSSNRSSPATHSP; translated from the exons ATGGTATACACCTGCCACCGTGACAAGAACTGCATCATCAACAAGGTCACACGAAACCGGTGTCAATACTGCCGCCTGCAGAAGTGCTTTGAAGTGGGCATGTCCAAGGAAT cTGTCCGGAATGAcaggaacaagaagaagaaagatgctCCCAAGCAGGAGTGTTCAGAGAGCTACATCATCACACCTGAGGTGGAAGATCTCATTGAGAAAGTACGCAAGGCCCACCAGGACACCTTTCCTGCTCTCTGCCAGTTGGGCAAGTACACCACA AATAACAGTTCGGATCAACGGGTCTCTCTTGACATCGACCTATGGGACAAGTTCAGTGAACTGTCCACCAAGTGTATCATCAAGACGGTTGAATTTGCCAAGCAGTTGCCAGGTTTCACTTCGCTTACAATCGCTGACCAGATCACGCTCCTCAAAGCTGCCTGCCTAGACATTTTG atcctGCGGATATGTACGCGCTATACTCCAGAACAGGATACTATGACTTTCTCAGATGGCCTGACACTCAACCGCACGCAGATGCACAACGCAGGCTTTGGACCTCTCACAGACCTTGTTTTTGCCTTTGCCAACCAGTTGCTGCCGCTTGAGATGGATGATGCAGAAACAGGACTTCTCAGCGCCATATGTCTCATATGTGGGG ATCGGCAAGACCTGGAGCAGCCGGATCGAGTTGATAAATTGCAGGAACCACTACTGGAAGCTTTGAAAATCTATGTGAGGAAGAGAAGGCCTAGCAAACCCCATATGTTCCCCAAAATGCTGATGAAGATCACAGATCTGCGAAGCATCAGTGCAAAAg GTGCTGAAAGAGTGATCACACTGAAAATGGAGATCCCTGGATCTATGCCACCACTCATCCAGGAGATGCTGGAGAACTCCGAAGGCATGGACACATTGGGGGCCTCCACAGGAGCCTCTTCCCGCATAGGCAGCctagccccacccccaggcagcTGTAGCCCCAGCCTTTCTCCCAGTTCCAACAGAAGTAGTCCTGCCACACATTCGCCGTGA